A section of the Akkermansia muciniphila genome encodes:
- a CDS encoding autotransporter-associated beta strand repeat-containing protein: MESGRHPAEDAVAVRGPDNFAVATETPADIVVAGGDSVSLEEGYGGTVRMEGDGDIFLDSANVSDDGNKEKHYGVNIRMDGGSGAKVYLGFTSSTARTAFLEGTISGTGTLVFENTSRSRVSIFDLTGADMSGFSGVVQAAAPRSSLSSEGYNTPVQVQAAGDMNAAVVDLSLIRQGGKDPAGLGGWLTGNAGTPGQVILKLEGDLLISGLEGTTEGASSRVTVGNGTTATLTIDGAENHEFRGVIGGLGADGAYYEGTEKNESYKNGQAIQADGTGSINLVKKGAGAQTIHEGRLGSVDIRGGVLRLGAGGSMAIRESLSISSGGLLDIAAGASLALDYHETASRLNGMNWQSAGTLVFSKGLSLDMAGTFRLDSSVQFAEGSALTVVIPESGIQSGESRKLISVTEGNTLSFADAVQKEKVRYTEGRDADGNWIYRDIDVYSGLTLNVQGDDQWQMLVTGLDSSSLEGTYFDADKFNYYVWQGNSVQAPDGNVWSDGARGGSPWEGSLTFRNGEREVLFGMRDLSGHAVKSFDVTLDGTVRVSRLTVSVDKEANGGMGYVFHAADRGTGSIADAGEGIAGKLVKEGVGMLTLATGNTFSGGTEILEGSILVARQGALGSGDIRMADGTELYVNYPFATELDSHYRNPSIANNIRIGTSSKDTAKVVIGYSPLTLAEKEDLPGAGSSGYQWDYLTSRHWRTLSMTGRLDGYGELTLMGYTSTTNGGRDKWVSMFHICDESLAPGEKSSFTGTVKLDNYILYSEADSPANADSNNDILAVRKPGAVQLIVEDDALRNAKVDLTRAHTVNAADNGTAFEGKERMDLYHILLVQKDSVLAGLQGDLIGKTQDSEYYGKNYTVGSEVDTLRVLTNSNSTLTLDVKETESLYFAGVLGIASEYGSATSGKVTAASKETLSLTKTGAGAQYIHTAAVNRLVLREGMLGFNNLNVKTSATLHGGTTLDLGVTRGVTSGGTVQDWGAAKGGMTINPGYAFHIVTDKAFSVNAGEGPVTVPETAVVNGSVTVSDTSFLYFDCNILPSEWQEHPLLAIKGLDGMADSGRLNLDGDILVRFDGYDFGNTNTVDKKYYLATTENGIYVDGTLGGFQTRTISVGNGWFGIIKISEDNMNLVMTVTNTPIRTWYNGEGRSEGEYVAATDNVWFGNELADGEGTDRSHWLEGLDKNLGLNGFYRDTYHVAFGAEGAGKTGMVEKEGGEDFNVVLIKGEVRPASIRVKDDVNYIFRAHADGGLIADGSLPEDYETSGWKTILTKDGAGTLVMETANTYSGGTEVNGGRIVMRDAAALGTGEIRMFNGTSLVLDYRSGGFIQQVSSLGNLLTIAENSVVEVSHTDRVIGAVISTVRGGATANLVVQHANGGGQTVFQLEDGSGFHGKVSMGGAENGQGTVQVCLDRDTWMKSLFDLSLNGVRNTVLHLDSVEEVHNLTLAGIMGNDEASCVTTEASAGRDSATTLLLAVDTADRVYHGNLGFGQYIDMYDTGKKYDSGYIGLVKTGVFSQTAGNARLAFLTIDAGSLKVEKALFLVGELNVGQDGSLVVGRDEWQALYDYDVQVNDGGVLRLGSGFGTLSGTPYTEDGVQKTGNTILLNGGGVLGMLDADWENHHEMVVDAGGKAFVLDTTGYGPDTMTASGDSHVMTLNGVIKPGETSGTIIIKNDNAGKNGRVVLGGANTWAGTYQVTDHAALELAHAGALNEKANVELLGANSRLDVKAETVSYASSVKLAGAGASVNTLNSSPLSGISVAVTARDGASSSTVERASFGSSAGTGIVKGASAADRAQLNGVRVSVRTGAALAHTEFSGSVLEVAAGQEARVEDMLIHAADSGIRLGELSSLAVSSVSASRTAPNLNISYADGNFSMTDPGTWTTNALITGAGNASVDFSGGVNLMLTECSAALIAQLVDSRVTAIHFVLYDGSLTNTFSGDATLASVLYDAALKNAGFLLENGDSWMRDGVVTLVRTVPEPGTAALGLLGLGALLLRRRRN; encoded by the coding sequence ATGGAGTCCGGCAGGCATCCTGCGGAGGATGCCGTTGCGGTCCGCGGTCCGGATAACTTTGCCGTTGCGACGGAAACGCCCGCGGACATTGTTGTAGCGGGAGGGGACAGCGTTTCCCTGGAAGAAGGGTATGGGGGAACGGTGCGCATGGAGGGGGACGGGGATATTTTCCTGGACAGTGCCAATGTCAGCGACGACGGCAACAAGGAGAAGCATTACGGCGTGAATATCCGGATGGACGGAGGTTCCGGGGCCAAAGTGTACCTGGGGTTCACGAGCTCCACGGCGCGCACGGCTTTTCTGGAGGGTACCATTTCCGGTACGGGAACACTGGTATTTGAGAACACGAGCCGCAGCCGGGTAAGCATTTTTGACCTGACGGGGGCGGACATGAGCGGCTTCAGCGGAGTAGTGCAGGCGGCCGCCCCCCGTTCCAGCCTTTCTTCCGAGGGCTATAATACGCCCGTCCAGGTTCAGGCGGCGGGTGACATGAACGCTGCGGTGGTTGACCTGTCCCTGATCCGCCAGGGAGGGAAGGACCCGGCCGGCCTGGGCGGCTGGCTGACGGGGAATGCCGGAACGCCGGGGCAGGTGATTTTGAAGCTGGAGGGGGATCTGCTTATCTCCGGCCTGGAGGGGACTACGGAGGGAGCCTCTTCCCGTGTTACGGTGGGCAACGGGACCACGGCTACTCTGACTATTGACGGTGCGGAGAACCATGAGTTCAGGGGGGTGATCGGCGGTCTGGGAGCGGACGGCGCCTATTATGAGGGGACGGAAAAGAATGAGAGCTACAAAAACGGGCAGGCCATTCAGGCGGACGGTACCGGAAGCATCAACCTGGTTAAAAAGGGTGCCGGGGCGCAAACCATCCATGAAGGCAGGCTGGGCAGCGTGGACATCCGGGGCGGCGTGCTCCGCCTGGGCGCCGGCGGCTCCATGGCCATCCGTGAATCCCTCTCCATCTCCTCCGGCGGCCTGCTGGACATTGCCGCCGGAGCCTCCCTTGCCCTGGATTACCATGAAACGGCTTCCCGCCTGAACGGCATGAATTGGCAGTCCGCAGGAACTCTTGTTTTCAGCAAGGGACTGAGCCTGGATATGGCGGGAACGTTCCGGCTGGATTCTTCCGTGCAGTTTGCGGAAGGAAGCGCGCTGACGGTGGTTATTCCTGAATCCGGCATTCAGTCCGGAGAATCCCGGAAGCTTATTTCCGTGACGGAGGGCAATACCCTCTCCTTTGCGGATGCCGTGCAGAAGGAAAAAGTCAGGTACACCGAGGGAAGGGATGCGGACGGAAACTGGATTTACCGGGATATTGACGTTTACAGCGGACTGACTCTGAACGTGCAGGGGGATGACCAGTGGCAGATGCTCGTGACAGGGCTGGATTCCTCTTCCCTGGAAGGGACCTACTTTGACGCGGACAAATTCAACTATTACGTCTGGCAGGGAAACAGCGTCCAGGCCCCGGACGGCAATGTGTGGTCTGACGGCGCCAGGGGCGGCAGTCCGTGGGAAGGCAGCCTCACGTTCCGCAACGGAGAACGCGAAGTCCTTTTCGGCATGCGGGACTTGTCCGGCCACGCCGTGAAAAGCTTTGACGTTACTCTGGACGGAACGGTGCGCGTTTCCAGGCTGACGGTTTCCGTGGACAAGGAGGCGAACGGCGGCATGGGGTATGTCTTTCACGCCGCGGACAGGGGAACGGGCAGCATTGCGGATGCCGGGGAAGGCATCGCGGGAAAGCTGGTCAAGGAAGGGGTGGGCATGCTGACCCTGGCCACCGGCAATACTTTTTCCGGAGGCACGGAGATTCTGGAGGGCAGCATTCTGGTGGCCCGGCAGGGGGCTCTGGGGTCCGGAGACATCCGGATGGCGGACGGAACGGAACTATATGTGAATTACCCTTTTGCCACAGAACTGGATTCCCATTACCGCAACCCTTCCATAGCCAACAATATCCGGATAGGCACGTCCTCCAAGGACACGGCAAAGGTAGTGATAGGCTATTCCCCGCTCACCCTGGCGGAGAAAGAGGACCTGCCCGGCGCAGGTTCCTCCGGCTACCAGTGGGATTACCTGACTTCCCGCCACTGGCGCACGCTGTCCATGACCGGCAGGCTGGACGGTTATGGAGAACTGACGCTGATGGGCTATACCTCCACGACCAATGGCGGACGGGACAAATGGGTGAGCATGTTCCACATCTGTGATGAAAGTCTGGCTCCGGGAGAAAAATCCAGTTTTACCGGCACGGTCAAGCTGGACAACTACATTCTGTATTCCGAGGCGGACTCCCCCGCCAATGCGGATTCCAACAATGACATTCTTGCCGTCCGCAAGCCCGGCGCCGTGCAGCTTATCGTGGAAGACGACGCGCTGCGGAACGCCAAGGTGGACCTGACGCGCGCCCATACCGTGAATGCGGCGGACAACGGCACCGCTTTTGAAGGCAAGGAGCGCATGGACCTTTACCACATCCTGCTGGTGCAGAAGGACTCCGTTCTGGCGGGACTGCAGGGTGACTTGATCGGCAAGACGCAGGACAGCGAATACTACGGGAAGAACTACACCGTGGGAAGCGAGGTGGATACGCTGCGTGTGCTGACCAACTCCAACAGTACGCTGACGCTGGACGTGAAGGAGACGGAAAGCCTGTACTTTGCCGGCGTTTTAGGCATTGCCTCCGAGTACGGTTCCGCCACTTCCGGCAAGGTGACGGCCGCCAGCAAGGAAACCCTTTCCCTGACCAAGACGGGCGCGGGAGCCCAGTACATCCATACGGCTGCCGTCAACCGCCTGGTTCTCCGGGAAGGGATGCTGGGTTTCAACAACCTGAATGTAAAGACGAGCGCCACCCTGCACGGCGGCACTACCCTGGACCTGGGCGTGACACGCGGCGTCACTTCCGGCGGCACGGTGCAGGACTGGGGAGCGGCCAAAGGCGGCATGACGATCAATCCGGGGTATGCCTTTCACATCGTGACGGACAAGGCCTTCAGTGTGAATGCGGGGGAAGGCCCGGTGACGGTCCCTGAAACGGCTGTAGTGAATGGTTCCGTGACGGTTTCCGATACCTCTTTCCTGTACTTTGACTGTAATATCCTGCCTTCTGAATGGCAGGAGCATCCCCTGCTGGCCATCAAGGGGCTGGATGGCATGGCGGATTCAGGGCGCCTGAACCTGGACGGGGATATCCTGGTGCGTTTTGACGGTTACGACTTCGGAAACACAAATACGGTTGATAAGAAATATTACCTGGCAACCACGGAAAACGGCATTTACGTGGACGGGACGCTGGGCGGCTTTCAAACGCGCACGATCTCCGTCGGCAACGGCTGGTTCGGCATCATTAAAATTTCCGAGGACAACATGAACCTGGTCATGACGGTGACCAATACGCCCATCCGCACCTGGTACAACGGGGAAGGCCGGAGCGAGGGGGAATACGTGGCCGCCACGGATAACGTCTGGTTTGGCAACGAGTTGGCGGATGGCGAGGGTACCGACCGCAGCCACTGGTTGGAAGGATTGGATAAGAATCTGGGACTCAACGGCTTTTACCGTGATACCTATCACGTGGCCTTTGGCGCGGAAGGCGCGGGCAAGACGGGAATGGTGGAAAAGGAAGGCGGGGAGGATTTCAACGTGGTGCTCATCAAGGGAGAAGTGCGCCCGGCATCCATCCGCGTGAAGGATGACGTCAACTACATTTTCCGCGCCCATGCGGACGGCGGCCTGATTGCGGACGGCTCCCTGCCGGAGGATTACGAAACCAGCGGATGGAAGACCATCCTGACCAAGGACGGAGCGGGTACCCTGGTGATGGAAACGGCCAACACGTATTCCGGCGGAACGGAAGTCAACGGAGGCAGGATCGTCATGCGGGACGCCGCCGCCCTGGGCACCGGGGAAATCCGGATGTTTAACGGCACCTCCCTGGTTCTGGACTACCGGAGCGGCGGATTTATCCAGCAGGTGTCCTCCCTGGGCAACCTGCTCACGATCGCCGAGAATTCCGTGGTGGAGGTATCCCACACGGACAGGGTGATCGGGGCTGTTATTTCCACCGTCCGTGGTGGGGCCACCGCCAATCTGGTGGTGCAGCATGCCAACGGCGGCGGCCAGACCGTTTTTCAACTGGAAGACGGTTCCGGTTTCCACGGAAAGGTCAGTATGGGCGGGGCGGAAAACGGGCAGGGAACGGTACAGGTGTGCCTGGACAGGGATACCTGGATGAAATCCCTGTTTGACCTGAGCCTGAACGGCGTCCGCAACACGGTGCTGCATCTTGATTCCGTGGAGGAGGTCCACAACCTGACTCTGGCGGGCATCATGGGGAATGATGAAGCCTCCTGCGTCACTACGGAAGCTTCCGCAGGACGGGATTCCGCCACCACCCTCCTGCTGGCGGTGGACACGGCGGACCGCGTTTATCACGGCAACCTGGGGTTTGGGCAGTACATTGACATGTACGATACGGGCAAAAAGTATGACTCCGGCTACATAGGCCTGGTGAAAACGGGCGTCTTTTCCCAGACGGCGGGGAATGCGCGCCTGGCTTTCCTGACTATTGACGCCGGTTCCCTGAAGGTGGAGAAGGCCCTCTTCCTGGTTGGGGAACTGAACGTGGGGCAGGATGGCAGCCTGGTGGTGGGCAGGGACGAATGGCAGGCGCTGTATGATTATGACGTGCAGGTTAATGACGGCGGCGTTCTGCGCCTGGGTTCCGGCTTCGGCACCCTGTCCGGAACTCCCTATACGGAAGACGGTGTGCAGAAAACCGGCAACACGATTCTTCTGAATGGCGGCGGCGTGCTGGGCATGCTGGACGCGGACTGGGAGAATCATCATGAAATGGTGGTGGACGCCGGAGGCAAGGCCTTTGTGCTGGACACGACCGGGTACGGCCCGGATACCATGACGGCCTCCGGTGACAGCCATGTCATGACGCTTAACGGCGTCATCAAGCCCGGCGAAACCTCCGGAACCATCATCATTAAAAATGACAACGCCGGCAAAAACGGGCGTGTGGTGCTGGGGGGCGCCAATACATGGGCGGGCACCTACCAGGTGACGGACCACGCCGCGCTGGAACTGGCCCATGCGGGAGCGCTCAATGAAAAGGCAAACGTGGAGCTTCTGGGGGCCAATTCCCGGCTGGATGTGAAGGCGGAAACGGTCTCCTACGCCAGCTCCGTGAAACTGGCGGGTGCGGGCGCCTCCGTGAACACGTTGAATTCCTCCCCCCTGTCCGGTATTTCCGTGGCGGTGACGGCGCGGGACGGGGCTTCCTCCTCCACGGTGGAGCGCGCTTCCTTCGGGTCCTCCGCAGGAACCGGAATCGTCAAGGGAGCAAGCGCCGCGGACCGGGCGCAGTTGAACGGGGTCCGGGTAAGCGTCAGGACTGGGGCGGCGCTGGCCCATACGGAATTCTCCGGTTCCGTGCTGGAGGTGGCCGCGGGGCAGGAGGCCCGCGTGGAAGACATGCTCATTCATGCGGCGGATTCCGGCATCAGGCTGGGGGAACTTTCCTCCCTGGCCGTCTCCTCCGTCTCCGCGTCCCGGACTGCGCCGAACCTGAACATCAGCTATGCGGACGGCAATTTCTCCATGACGGACCCCGGCACGTGGACGACCAACGCGCTCATTACCGGAGCGGGGAACGCCTCCGTGGACTTCTCCGGGGGAGTGAACCTGATGCTCACGGAATGTTCCGCTGCCCTGATTGCGCAACTGGTGGATTCCAGGGTGACTGCCATTCACTTTGTTCTTTACGACGGCTCCCTCACCAATACGTTCAGCGGGGATGCCACCCTGGCCTCCGTTCTTTATGACGCCGCCCTGAAAAACGCCGGATTCCTGCTGGAAAACGGGGATTCCTGGATGCGGGACGGCGTGGTGACTCTGGTACGTACGGTTCCGGAACCCGGAACGGCCGCGCTTGGCCTGCTGGGGCTGGGCGCGCTGCTGCTGCGCCGCCGCAGGAACTGA
- a CDS encoding acyl-CoA thioesterase — translation MATMNPELVFHTEDEVMFYDTDCGGVVHNLAYLRMIEACRTKLGARLGMDYKTMSGLRQFAVVVRHEINYVRPAVLGDTIVTTGWLQSVERASFWCDFEMRRASNNDLLVKAHQQLALVQMPQGRPTRIPAEWRARWQEYIES, via the coding sequence ATGGCAACCATGAATCCGGAGCTGGTGTTTCACACGGAAGATGAAGTCATGTTTTATGATACGGACTGCGGAGGAGTGGTTCATAATCTGGCCTACCTGCGGATGATTGAAGCCTGCCGCACCAAACTGGGGGCCAGGCTGGGGATGGACTATAAAACCATGAGCGGTCTCCGGCAATTCGCCGTGGTGGTGCGCCATGAGATCAATTACGTGCGCCCTGCCGTGCTGGGGGACACCATTGTCACGACAGGGTGGCTGCAATCCGTGGAGAGGGCCTCGTTCTGGTGCGACTTTGAAATGCGCCGCGCTTCCAACAACGACCTGCTGGTGAAAGCCCATCAGCAGCTTGCCCTGGTGCAGATGCCCCAGGGACGGCCCACGCGCATTCCCGCGGAATGGCGCGCCCGGTGGCAGGAATACATTGAATCCTGA
- a CDS encoding ComF family protein → MLGTVFREWLSWVYPFICELCGRGGLDGCHVCPECRERFLPVEPPCCAVCGEPAEGSFIPSGLCRRCAEAAPSFEEARAAYVNEGALRDLLLAFKYAGAVHLAGTFAGMMADAVRGNPHWFGGKKRLLVPVPMHRRKLVRRGYNQAQELAVLLGRELGWPCAGVLKRLPDRLPQASLAREQRLRHARKIYAADEQRIKRHPVAGRDVLLVDDVFTTGATADACAHLLLRAGAASVCVFTLARTHHAWHG, encoded by the coding sequence ATGCTGGGGACGGTGTTCAGGGAGTGGCTCTCCTGGGTGTATCCCTTCATCTGCGAGCTGTGCGGCCGCGGCGGCCTGGACGGCTGCCATGTCTGCCCGGAATGCCGGGAGCGCTTCCTCCCCGTTGAACCACCCTGCTGTGCCGTCTGCGGGGAACCTGCGGAGGGCTCCTTTATCCCGTCCGGCCTGTGCCGCCGCTGTGCGGAAGCCGCGCCGTCCTTTGAGGAGGCCCGGGCTGCTTATGTGAATGAAGGGGCTTTGAGAGACCTCCTGCTGGCTTTCAAATATGCCGGGGCCGTGCATCTGGCCGGAACCTTTGCCGGGATGATGGCGGATGCCGTGCGCGGAAATCCCCACTGGTTCGGCGGGAAAAAACGCCTGCTTGTTCCAGTGCCCATGCACCGCCGCAAGCTTGTCCGCAGGGGGTACAACCAGGCGCAGGAACTGGCGGTTCTGCTGGGCAGGGAACTTGGCTGGCCCTGTGCCGGAGTGCTGAAACGCCTGCCGGACCGGCTGCCCCAGGCCAGCCTGGCGCGGGAGCAGCGCCTCAGGCACGCCCGGAAAATCTATGCTGCGGATGAACAAAGGATAAAACGCCATCCTGTTGCGGGAAGGGACGTTCTGCTGGTGGATGACGTTTTCACCACCGGGGCCACGGCGGACGCCTGCGCGCATCTGCTCCTCAGGGCCGGAGCGGCCTCCGTGTGCGTATTCACGCTGGCGCGGACGCACCATGCATGGCATGGCTGA
- the mazG gene encoding nucleoside triphosphate pyrophosphohydrolase — MNDTEMIECREPALQMQRLIAIMKRLRAPQGCPWDAEQTHRSLITNMIEEAYEVVDTIQRDDWEQMKEELGDVLLQVVFHAEIAREAGRFNFNDVAAEVSEKLVRRHPHVFAQSTADTTDAVLTQWDKIKRQEKGTEATPYLHGTGKGLPPMLRAWKLQKKAAKVGFDWPDAQGALDKVKEETAECEEILPAAEGDPRVTEELGDLLFSVVNLCRKKGIDPEAAMAGANKKFEQRFNEMERLLSRDGVSLEEAGLDAMEERWQQAKSSR, encoded by the coding sequence ATGAACGACACTGAAATGATCGAATGCCGCGAGCCTGCCCTCCAGATGCAGCGCCTCATCGCCATCATGAAACGCCTGCGAGCCCCCCAGGGCTGCCCCTGGGACGCGGAACAGACCCACCGCTCCCTGATTACCAACATGATTGAGGAAGCTTATGAGGTAGTGGACACGATCCAGCGGGACGACTGGGAGCAGATGAAGGAGGAGCTGGGCGACGTTTTGCTTCAGGTGGTTTTTCATGCGGAGATCGCCCGGGAGGCGGGGCGTTTCAATTTCAATGACGTGGCCGCGGAAGTGAGCGAAAAGCTCGTGCGCCGCCATCCCCATGTGTTTGCCCAATCCACGGCGGATACGACGGATGCCGTGCTGACCCAGTGGGACAAGATCAAACGCCAGGAAAAAGGCACGGAGGCCACCCCGTACCTGCACGGAACGGGCAAGGGGCTGCCGCCCATGCTCCGCGCCTGGAAGCTTCAGAAGAAAGCCGCCAAAGTGGGGTTTGACTGGCCGGACGCCCAGGGCGCCCTGGACAAGGTGAAGGAAGAAACCGCGGAGTGTGAGGAAATCCTGCCCGCGGCGGAGGGGGACCCGCGCGTCACGGAGGAACTGGGGGACCTGCTTTTTTCCGTAGTCAACCTGTGCCGCAAGAAGGGCATTGACCCGGAAGCGGCCATGGCGGGAGCCAATAAAAAGTTCGAGCAGCGTTTCAATGAGATGGAACGCCTGCTTTCCAGGGACGGCGTGTCCCTGGAGGAGGCAGGGCTGGATGCCATGGAGGAACGCTGGCAGCAGGCGAAGTCCTCCCGGTAA